A window of Bombina bombina isolate aBomBom1 chromosome 5, aBomBom1.pri, whole genome shotgun sequence genomic DNA:
aaggaagcgtttctacgctgcgtacaagatcttttattaatgggagtgatccatccagttccgcggttggaacaaggacaagggttttactcaaatctgtttgtagttcccaagaaagagggaaccttcaggccaatcttggatttaaagatcctaaacaaattcctaagagttccatcgttcaagatggaaactattcgaacaattttgcccatgatccaagagggtcagtacatgaccacagtggatttaaaggatgcttaccttcacataccgattcacagaaatcattaccggtatctaaggtttgcctttttagacaggcattaccagtttgtagctcttccattcggactggctacggctccaagaatcttcacaaaggttctgggcactcttctggcggtactaagaccgcgaggaatttcagtagctccgtacctagacgacatactgatacaagcttcaagctttcaaactgccaagtctcatacagagatagttctagcatttctaaggtcgcatggatggaaggtgaacgaagagaaaagttctctctttccactcacaagagttcccttcctggggactctgatagattctgtagaaatgaagatttacctgacagaggacaggttaacaaaacttcaaaatgcatgccgtgtccttcattccattcaacacccgtcagtagcccaatgcatggaggtaatcggactaatggtagcagcaatggacatagttccttttgcacgcctacatctcagaccactgcaattgtgcatgctaagtcagtggaatggggattactcagatttgtcccccactctaaatctgaatcaagagaccagaaattctcttctatggtggctttatcggccacatctgtccagggggatgccattcagcaggccagactggacaattgtaacaacagacgccagcctactaggttggggcgctgtctggaattctctgaaggctcagggactatggaatcaggaggagagtctccttccaataaacattctggaattgagagcagtcctcaatgcccttctggcttggccccagttatcaactcgggggttcatcaggtttcagtcggacaacatcacgactgtagcttatatcaaccatcagggagggacaagaagctccctagcaatgatggaagtatcgaagataattcgctgggcagagtctcactcttgccacctgtctgcaatccacatcccgggagtggagaactgggaggcggatttcttaagtcgtcagacttttcatccgggggagtgggaacttcatccagaggtctttgcccaaatacttcgacgttggggcaaaccagagatagatctcatggcgtctcgacagaacgccaagcttccgcgttacgggtccagatccagggatccgggagcggtcctgatagatgccttgacagcaccatggaccttcaggatggcttatgtgtttccacctttcccgatgcttcctcgattgattgccagaatcaaacaggagaaagcatcagtgattctaatagcacctgcatggccacgcaggacttggtatgcagagctggtggacatgtcattctgtccaccttggtcgttacctctgaaacaggaccttctgattcagggtcctttcaaacatcaaaatctaacttctctgaagctgactgcttggaaattgaacgcttgattttatcaaagcgtggcttttctgagtcagttattgataccttaatacaggctaggaagcctgttaccagaaagatttaccataaaatatggcgtaaatacctatattggtgcgaatccaaaggttactcttggagtaaggttaggattcctaggatattgtcttttctacaagaaggtttagaaaaggggttatccgctagttccttaaagcgacagatctcagctctgtccattctgttacacaaacgtctgtcagaagttccagacgttcaagctttttgtcaggctctggccaggattaagcctgtgtttaaagctgtggctccaccatggagtttaaaccttgttcttaacgttttacagggcgttccgtttgaaccccttcattccattgatataaagttgttatcttggaaagttctatttttaatggctatttcctcggctcgaagagtctctgagttatcagccttacattgtgattctccttatttgatttttcactcggataaggtagttctgcgtacttaacctgggttcttacctaaggtagtcactaacaggaatatcaatcaggagattgttgttccatccttgtgcccaaatccttcttcgaggaaggaacgtcttttgcacaatctggatgtagttcgtgcccttaaattttatttacaggcaactaaagattttcgacaaacgtcttcactgtttgtcgtttactctggtcagaggagaggtcaaaaagcttctgctacctctctctctttttggcttcgtagcataattcgtttagcttatgagactgctggacagcagcctcctgaaagaattacagctcattccactagagctgtggcttccacttgggcctttaagaatgaggcctctgttgaacagatttgcaaggctgcaacttggtcttcgcttcatactttttccaaattttacaaatttgacacttttgcttcttcggaggctatttttgggagaaaggttcttcaggcagtggttccttctgtataaagagcctgcctgtccctcccgtcatccgtgtacttttgctttggtattggtatcccagaagtaatgatgacccgtggactgatcacacttaacaggagaaaacataatttatgcttacctgataaattcctttctcctgtagtgtgatcagtccacggcccgccctgtgttttttacggcaggcaaatattttttaaattatactccagtcaccactacaccctttggcttctcctttctcgttggtccttggtcgaatgactggaggtgacgtagaggggaggagctatatagcagctctgctgggtgaatcctcttgcacttcctgtaggggagcagttaatatcccagaagtaatgatgacccgtggactgatcacactacaggagaaaggaatttatcaggtaagcataaattatgtttttttggcgcaTGACGCAAAATAAAgtagaaacattttttttggtgccaacaaacatccgtaaatgacgcaacttgcgtcataaccgACGCAACTCCATGCCAAACAACCTggcatcaacaaagacgcaggaaatgacaaacttgcgtcatcatagacgcacattcgcgccaaaaaattctcgcgcccagaatgatgcaataaattacagcattttgcgacctcacaagcctaattttgccttcgaaattaaagagaaacaagtcaatttgaaaaagactataccccaggtaagaaaataaacttcctaaaacatgattcccatactgaaactgatagtctgcagagggaaatatacatacaggtgaaactctaaaaattagaatatcgtgcaaaagttcatttattttactaatgcaacttaaaaggtgaaactaatatatatgAGAGACtcgttacatgcaaagcaagatagttcaagccatgatttgtcataattgtgatgattatgaaaaccccaaatccacaatctcagaaaatttgaatattacatgcaatcaataaaacaaggattgtacatagcacaatatcagacctctgaaaagtataagcatgcatactgtatgtactcagtacttggtttgggccccttttgcagcaattactgcctcattgcggcgtggcatggaagctatcagtctGTGGCACTGCTGAAGTGTTATGGAAGACTgggatgcttcaatagtggccttcagctcttctacattgttcggtctcatgtctctcatctttctcttggcaatgccccatagattctctatggggttcaggtcaggcgaattTGCTGGCCAataaagcacagtaatcccacggtcattgaacaaggttttggtgcttttgccagtgtgggcaggtgccaagtcctgctggaaaatgaagtcggcatccccatagagcttgtctgcggaaggaagcatgaagtgctccaaaatctcctggtagatggctgcgttgaccctggacttaatgatgcAGAGTGGACCAACAccggcagatgacatggctccctaaATCAACAcaaactgtggaaacttcacactggacttcaagcatcttgcagtgtgtgcctctccattcttcctccatactctgggtccttggttttcaaatgagatgcaaaatttgctctcatcagaaaagaggactttggaccactgagcaacagaccaggtctgtttttctttagcccaggtaagacgcttctgatgtttgttgttcaggagtggcttgtcaagaggaatacgacatttgaagcccatgtccaggatccgtctgtgtgtggtggctcttgatgcactgacttcaGCCTCAGTCCActacttgtgaaagtccccaacacttttgaatggccttttcctgacaatcctctccaggctgtggtcatccctgctgcttgtgcacctttttcttccacacttttcccttccacataactttctattaatgtgctttgatacagcactttgggaacatccaacttcttttgcaattaccttttcaggcgttccctccttatggagggtgtcaatggtggatttctgcacaactgtcaggtcagcagtctttcccatgattgtgattcctactgaaccagactgagagaccatttaggaaccctttgcaggtgttatggcttaattagctgattagagtgggacactttgagcctagaatattgcaccttttcacaatattctaattttctgagattgtggatttggggttttcatgagctgtaagccataaccatcacaattatgacaaatcacaacttgaactatcttgctttgcatgtaatgagtctatctcatatattagtttcaccttttaagttgcattagtgaaataaattaacttttgcacaatattctaatttttcgagtttcacctgtagacctgactcatggcaaatagaagtaacatacttatatttaaaactttatattaatacataaagcggcaaaccatagctgagagtgtcttaaataatgatacatacttatcaaagatacccatccacatatagcaggtaGCCAAAcccgtactgaaaactatcagcagaggtagttTTCAAAtcaagcataaacttacttcactgtggtgggaggtgtatttataggcattttgaggtttgggaaactttgcccctcctggtaggaatgtatttcctatacgtcactagctcatgaactcttgccaattatatgaaagaaaatactACTCCCCCCCTGTCCTTTTAGACCGATCATGTCAAACAACTGGCTAACCTCGCCCTCAGACTTCTGAACTTAGAACAActgcaactccaccttcccctgccctgacctcgctcatggaacacccataactacacttaaatGACTACCTTGTTCCCAgtgagtgttccccaccccagaaccccCACTGATTTGTCTGCTTAATTTTgcagtaaatattattaaactaataacgtttttggctgtttatataaattaaacaaccacagctaaaagcttaaaagtattgtaaaatctctgcttcttaccctctgaaaacatctcacactgattaatagtctgtgataattaagacatcatgttctcacctaACTTGTTGAGCATGAGCCATGCAGCTttgtatgtgcagttgcttgtgcaatgttaaattaggATGGTGggtgccacctctcttgcccagaatacagatgtacttgttccctggctgagaacattatgcaACATTCTTTGTCatcattttttaaatttgtgatttacaggtaaatacatttaaaaataaacacaaaatggaagatattttgttGCGTATAAAAGAATgattttttattgagattaattatattctaaataataaatattgttatttttctttatttctttgtagacaaacacatgaatagttcatatccatccctcactacaggaagcatcagaatgataccacagACTCCAAAATTTTTAGACActaatgaatactcacaaacattggggaaatcacagcagatatttaaaggagatggtgaattggcaggaactgggcagcaatcattatgtacagagagtaatttagtcatcaaacaagaagaCAAGaattatgccttatctagtgaaatgattatccctgaGGATAAGCCACAAACATGTACTGGGTTTTCAAAAGAAATTAAAgaagagaaaagtctacagtctagccaaatgattcataaaAAGGAGagacctttcaaatgtacagaatgtgagaaaatctTTAGATATAAGTTTCATCtcctagaacaccacaaaattcacacaggtgagaagccacacacatgtactgagtgtgacaAATGTTTAATACAAATGACAAAACTTATAGCTCATGAAAGGACCCACACAGGGGAGGAATCATTTagctgtacagagtgtggaaaaagtatTACACAAATGAatgatctgaaaactcataaaaagaatcGCACAGGAGAAAAACTTTTCACATATACAGAgtatggaaaaagttttacaggaaagagtgatctgaataaacatgaaaggattcacacaggagaaaagcctttcacatgtactcagtgtggaaaaagttttgcacacATGCgtagtctgaaaattcatgaaaggattcacacaggagaaaagcctttcacatgtacagagtgtggaaaaagttttatagcaAACAgtaatctgagaaaacatgaaaggattcacagagaaaagcctttcacgtgtacagagtgtggaaaaagttttacaggaaagagtgatctgaataaacatgaaaggattcacacaggagaaaagcctttcacatgtacagagtgtggaaaaagttttgcacacATGCatagtctgaaaattcatgaaaggattcacacaggagaaaagccattcacatgtacagagtgtggaaaaagttttataggaAACAGaagtctgagaaaacatgaaaggattcacacaggagaaaagccttttacgtgtacagagtgtggaaaaagttttatacagctgggtagtctgaaaactcatgaaaggattcacacaggagtaaagcctttcacatgtacagagtgtggaaaaagttttacacggatGGAtattctgaaaactcatgaaaggattcatacaggagtaaagcctttcacatgtacagagtgtggaaaaagttttacacatatggatcgtctgaaaactcatgaaaggattcacacagaagaaaagcctttcacatgtacagagtgtggaaaaagttttatagtaaagagtagtctgagaaaacatgaaaggattcacacaggagaaaagcctttcacttgtacagagtgtggaaaaagttttacaggaaagcgtagtctgagaaaacatgaaaggattcacacaggagaaaagcctttcacttgtacagagtgtggaaaaagttttacacagctgggtagtctgaaaactcatgaaaggattcacacaggagtaaagcctttcacatgtacagagtgtggaaaaagttttacagaaaatagtagtctgaaaactcatgaaaggattcacacagaagaaaagcctttcacatgtacagagtgtggaaaaagttttatagtaAAGAgtaatctgagaaaacatgaaaggattcacacaggagaaaagcctttcacatgtacagagtgtggaaaaagttttacaggaaagcgtagtctgagaaaacatgaaaggattcacacaggagaaaagcctttcacttgtacagagtgtggaaaaagttttacaggaaagcgtagtctgagaaaacatgaaaggattcacacaggagaaaagcatttaacttgtacagagtgtggaaaaagttttacacagctgggtagtctgaaaactcatgaaaggattcacacaggagtaaagcctttcacatgtacagagtgtggaaaaagttttagagAAAATAgtagtctgagaaaacatgaaatgattcacacaggagaaaagcctttcacatgtacagagtgtggaaaatgttttacagaaatgattaatctgaaaaagcatgaaaggattcacaagggaacctttcacatgtttagaaagtggaaaatgtttttttattgaaatccaggatcacaaaacaccaaatatttacacacaaataaactttacaaactctctaaatagaagcatcaaaaaggataatattgtaaataatactttctaaatcccagttataaaacccccagattggaagtgctctcctgctgtcctttgttcctctatatatgtgcacctcagtttctctcatatcaatgtgatagaatacaaacaccacacaggaatatacagatctgtcctcatactgaccagtttacacaaccattcaccaccaaagcaccccagtgttgtttattaatatgtcaatgttaggagttgtacgtttagTTCACATAGGGGAGAAAATTGTTACATTGACAGAATAAAGCAGTTTTTATATGAATAGAGCTTTAGAAACTTAAATAAACaagatcagtctcaaatgattgacatctgggagatatatttaatgtgcacatcatgtggataaaccttttcttatagcaatagatgcttagcattgtacatgttatataccagagaaattactgaggggaaactgattttatttcatgagacactATCAGtaacatacgtgatcataatcagtttaatttaaatggctactataactaaAGGAGAACATTCTATatttgataaatccctttgtatcaagagcacaagtctATCTATCtactgggttcttgtaaagcgcggctattcacccgtaagggtctcaaggcgctgagggttgcagttcagtcgaagagtcaggtcttgaggtcctttctgaacttagttagggtggtagcttgtctaaggtgcagcgggagggtgttccaagtcttggcagccaggtgagagaaggatctgcctcccgctgtggttttcctgatgcgggggatgacagcgagtgcttggtcggccgatcgaagttgtctggcaggggtgtagaaggcaacgcggtggttcaagtattcgggacccatgttgtggagggccttgaatgtgtgggtgagaagcttgaaggttattcttttgttgatggggagccagtgcaggtcccgcaggtatttggtgatgtggcattgacgagggatgtcaaggattagtcttgCCGAGGAATTCTGGATGTGCtgtgtagtctcttttggagcttgatggtggtgccggcgtaaagtgcgttaccatagtccagtcggctgctgacgagggcgtgagtgacagtcttcctggtctcggttgggatccatttgaagatctttcacagcaggtgaagtgtgtggaagcatgcagaagagatggcgttgatttgccggtccatggagagcgatgagtccaggatgacgcctagatttcgtgcatggtcggtgggggttgcaGGGTGTCCGAGGGctatgggccaccaggagttattccaagcggatgtggtgggaccgaggaggaggacttcggtcttgtctgcgatCAGCTTTAGGTAGTTGTAGTTCATCCagatggcgactgctgtcagcccttcgtggacgtttctcttggtggtggtggtggggtcactggtgagtgagaggattagctgggtgtcgtcggcgtaggagacgatgttgaggtcgtgtcgtcgggcaatggcggagagaggggccatgtagatgttgtaatagggtggggctcagagaagagccttggggtacaccacagctgatttctgtgggcttggaggtgaagggtgggagtctaactttctgggttctgccgctgaggaaggaggtgatccattccagggctttgtcgcgtatgccggcatcgtgtagtcggttgcagagggtgaggtgggagacagtgtcgaatgctgctgagaggtctaggagaatgagggcggcggtctctccttggtcgagtagggcgaggatgtcatctgtggcggcaaggagggcggtctcggtgctgtggttgctccggaaaattgggaggggtccagggtgtggttggctttgatgtagtcaacgagttacgtgttgatggacttctcgatgactttggccgcaaaggggagcaaagagattgggcggtagttcttcggatcattgggtcagccgtgggttttttcagtaggggttttaattctgcgtgcttccagtcatccgggaaggtgccggtttcgatggagcagttgatggtgctgcagagctcgggggcgatggtgtcacccgctttgttgaaaatgtgatgcaggcatgggtccgagggtgctccggagtcgatcgatctcatgatcctgatggtgtcctctgtggtgagggggctccagatggtcagtgggggtaggcggtggtgtatttggatgaggtatcggtgggagtagGTGGGTAGGCAAGTTCTGGGGcgcaaagctgtcatagatgttgacgatcttgcggtggaagtacatcgCAAggttattgcagaggtcctgggagggcgggatgtcgttgctgttgggattggagaattccttgatgactgtgaacagctccttgctgttggggacattggcattgattctatcttggatggctgtcttcttggtggttttgatgaggtggtggtgggtagtgatggcttctttgtaggctgttttatttgagggggtcttgctggatctccaggtcctttccaatcgcctgcagtggcgtttggagtcctggagggcaggggtgaaccaactagccttgttggtgggttggcgtttggatggtttcttgagaggggcgagggtgttggcgcagtctgtgagccagtggtggaggttgcgggcagaggagttggcatctgtggaggtagctggggggcacttgttcagggtggagtgcagttggtcttcggtgatgttgttccagtgggtgggtggtgctgctggaggtgtgcggtgggtttgttgaaggaaaaatgtatgcaatggtggtcggtccaatggagttcagtgaagtggttgactgagatgtggttgcctgcagagaagatagggtcgagtgtgtgtccggctgagtgggttggg
This region includes:
- the LOC128660043 gene encoding oocyte zinc finger protein XlCOF6-like — its product is MNSYVLDKHMNSSYPSLTTGSIRMIPQTPKFLDTNEYSQTLGKSQQIFKGDGELAGTGQQSLCTESNLVIKQEDKNYALSSEMIIPEDKPQTCTGFSKEIKEEKSLQSSQMIHKKERPFKCTECEKIFRYKFHLLEHHKIHTGEKPHTCTECDKCLIQMTKLIAHERTHTGEESFSCTECGKSITQMNDLKTHKKNRTGEKLFTYTEYGKSFTGKSDLNKHERIHTGEKPFTCTQCGKSFAHMRSLKIHERIHTGEKPFTCTECGKSFIANSNLRKHERIHREKPFTCTECGKSFTGKSDLNKHERIHTGEKPFTCTECGKSFAHMHSLKIHERIHTGEKPFTCTECGKSFIGNRSLRKHERIHTGEKPFTCTECGKSFIQLGSLKTHERIHTGVKPFTCTECGKSFTRMDILKTHERIHTGVKPFTCTECGKSFTHMDRLKTHERIHTEEKPFTCTECGKSFIVKSSLRKHERIHTGEKPFTCTECGKSFTGKRSLRKHERIHTGEKPFTCTECGKSFTQLGSLKTHERIHTGVKPFTCTECGKSFTENSSLKTHERIHTEEKPFTCTECGKSFIVKSNLRKHERIHTGEKPFTCTECGKSFTGKRSLRKHERIHTGEKPFTCTECGKSFTGKRSLRKHERIHTGEKHLTCTECGKSFTQLGSLKTHERIHTGVKPFTCTECGKSFRENSSLRKHEMIHTGEKPFTCTECGKCFTEMINLKKHERIHKGTFHMFRKWKMFFY